AGAATTGAACATTAATAATCGCTAATTTATGGAAATAAACAGTTATTCATTACccttttacaaaataaaaatctgaCCTCTTTTGCACACtctattaaatttgttttgtaaaaatccTCTTCAAGATGAGTGATGacataaatacataatcaaagagagagaattagCCCGATAGAGAGCATGACTCATATTGTTAGTATAGCAAAGACGGTAGAAGAGGCTAAAATGGCAAACGATACAGTCTCTGGAGTAGCTCGACTACCCACTTTTGTCAGTTGGCGGCCCCCTCTGCCGGATATCCTTAAGCTCAATACGGACGCATCGCTAGAAGGAGGATCAGGACATGCTTTTGGTGGTGGTCTCATCCGTGATACTACAGGATCTTGGAGGTGTGGTTTTGTTGCTAATATTGGAGTGTGTTCTATTTTGACTGCTGAAATTTGGTGCTTACTTCATGGGCTACAATTGGCAAAGAATATGGGTATTCAAAGTTGGAGGTGGAGAGTGATAGTTTCACTGGTGTGTCCATGATTGTGGGGAACTTTGAAGTGACCATCAATTGCAGATATATAGTACGAAAAGTGCAGAGTCTGTTACATGAGTTTGACTTAGTGGTGCTCCGTCACGTGCACAGGGAAGGAAATTTCGCTGCCGACTTTCTGTCACATTATGCATTTAACTTTTATAAAGGTGTTCATGTTTTAGAGTCCCCTTCCTTGGGTTTTAGTATTTGGTTGATGTATGATAGATTAGGTGTTTGTTATGTTCGTTAGTGTGTCATCGGGCTCTGCCCGCTTTtcttaccaaaaaaaaagatctTGTCAGTTTCATTCGACTTTATTTCTACCATCTTAATTTCACGCGATTCCGAATTTTCTCTTTACCACATGATAATATTagttaaaatcaataattgcAATATTACCACTACTTTCTCACATATAAATCGGATCTCACACTCATATGAATGCCATGTCTTCATGATCATATTCCcttctttcatttcaaaaccaattgatttaatttaatttttttttgttctaattTTGAACAGATATTCATGAAGAAGCTACTGACCTTCATTCTATTAGGATTGGTGTTTGTGAGCACAGCAGAGCAAATCCCATATTCGGCAATAAACTGCCGCAAGCACGTTGCACATTTGACAGATTTCGGAGGCAAAGGCGATGGAGTCACATCAAACACGGCCGCGTTTAAGGCGGCCGTTGCTAACCTGAGCCAAGTTGCATCTGATGGCGGGGCGCTGCTGGTCGTCCCGCCCGGGAAATGGCTGACCGGATCGTTCGGTCTGGCTAGCCATTTCACTTTGTATGTACACCAAAAGGCTGTTATTCTTGGATCGCAGGTAATTATAAGTTGCACCCTCTTGCattattaatatagttataagTTATAACTTTAGTTTATGTAATTATGTAAACGTTATTGTTATGTGTGATGCGTTTATTAACTACAGGAAGAGTCGGATTATCCTCTGATCGATTCGTTGCCGTCGTATGGAAGCGGAAGAGAAGCTCCAGGGAAAAGGTTCTCCAGTCTAATTGTTGGCACCAATCTTACCGATGTCGTAATAACAggtattttgttgatttacaatatatatatacatatatatgttaGAACTagcaatttttgaaataaatggtTGGATAACCTGATAAAAAACTAtcactaacattattttaattctatttaatcattttttatattatacttttCGTGTAAATCAGGTTTTTATCGTGTAAATTAGGTTTATTCGTGTAATAATATGTTTTAATCGTGTAAATTGGGTTCATGTCGTTATCTTCGAGTTTGAAGGTCgcggttttaaaaattaggtTTAATGGTGTATGTATTTAGGTTATATAATCATGTAAATCAAGTTCATGTCATTATAGGAATATCTGTTATCTTTGAATAGGAGGGTAGCAAGTTTGTGTTGGAATAGAGAATTTCCTTAACATATCTTTTTATGCCCTATTAGATAGGGCAGTTATTGGACCCTGCACACTTTGCCATCGTTGATTTATACGTAATAccacaaattacaaaatttagaggcattttgataattttatattataaatttaaatttaattttatactcccttcatctccaaatattgtcccactttgatctAACaaggattttaagaaatgtaataaaaaatgagttgaaaaagttattagAACgtgaatcctacttttatatattaattttataataaaatatgagtagaaaTAAATTAGGGGAATATGAGGTCTAAACAAATTTGGAATGGAACGCAGGAGGGAATGGAACGATCGACGGTCAGGGCGAAATCTGGTGGAAGAAATTCAAGGCGAAACAGCTGAAGAACACAAGACCATACATGATCGAGATCCTCCACTCCACCAACCTCCAAATCTCCGACCTGACCCTGACCAACTCCCCCTCGTGGCACGTCCACCCCACCTACTGCACCAACGTCATCATCGAGCGCCTCACCATCCTCGCCCCCGTCACCGTCCCCAACACCGACGGCATCGACCCCGACTCCTGCACCGACACCCGCATCCGCGACTCCTACGTCGTCTCCGGCGACGACTGCATCGCCGTCAAGAGCGGCTGGGACCAGTACGGCATCTCCTACGCCGTCCCCACCCAGCGCCTCTCCATCCGCTCCTTCACCTGCATCTCCCCCGACAGCGCCGTCATCGCCCTCGGCAGCGAGATGTCCGGCGGCATCCGCGACCTCCGCGCCGAGGACATCCACGCCCTCAACTCCCAGTCCGGCATCCGGATCAAGACCGGAGTCGGGAGGGGTGGCTATGTCAAAGACATCTACGTCAGAAACGTAGAAATGGAgaatatggagtactttttcTGGATGAACGGCGACTACGGCTCCCACCCGGATCCGGGGTGGGACCCGAAGGCGCTGCCCGTGATCACTAATATTAACTATAGGGATATGAAGGGGAAGAATGTGACGGTTGTGGGGGGTTTGGCGGGGATAAAGGGGGATGATTTTACGAGTATTTGTATATCGAATGTGACGATGGAGTTGGCCACGGAGAACAAGGAGAAGAAGGAGCCGTGGAAGTGCGAGGACGTTGGAGGGGTGTCGAGTAATGTGACGCCCAAGGCTTGTCCGCAGCTGGCAGAGAAGGCGGTGGACTGCCCCTTCCCAACTGATACTTTGGATATTGATAAAGTGGAGCTCAACAAATGCTTTGTTGATGTTTAGCTTGTTTTGCtttggttttcaattttttttatcatctgtCTCATGTTTTTTACTTCACGTGACTTAAGTTTTAAGTGTATTGTCTGAGTTCACAGATTTACCTTGATCATTTTGAATTAGCAATCGCtgagacaaaaaaatattgttcaaaACTATGATTAAACATATATCCCTCAAAATCGAATACCATTTATAGCCATACATTGATATGATCCAAGAAGATAGAGGAAAAGATACATGCTTAAAAAACATTTGTATAATTCTCAACTTGCTTTCATTCAACTAGAAATATCATTACATGAGTCCAAGTAAAATTGAAGATCAAAAGGATGCAATACATTATTCGAACAAATGAATTCCCCCAAtgttaaatgaaatgaaatcaaattttaagattaCAATACAATCCAACAAGCATTGAACATTGTTGACAATCTGTTAACTTGTCGTCTAATCTGCGGGGCTGTGAACAATAGGAATGATTCCCCTTTGCCAACTATATTTTCCTCAGTTGAATATTATGTGTGGATTCCGAGCGCCAAATGGGTTGTTTACCGCTTTGAACAACTGCAACATGCTCACCTTCTTTCGCTAGTCCTTGCTTCTGtaagattgaaaataaatattgtattacAATCATTTCCCATGATATCAGAAATAGGtagtcaataaaaaaatgttcacCTGTAACAAAGTCAAAGCGTTGTTAAAAGTTTCCTCAGCATCTGCAGAAAACTCCATGTGTATGGGGCAAACGCCTTGGTATAGAGCTAATCTCTGCTGTATCTTCTTCCTGTTAGACAAGTAAAGCATAAAATCTATTAGATGGAGAAACCATACCATACTTGCTATAAAGACACATAATTCGTGATGCCAGTGAATCAGCTCCTCAAGTTTTGCACATCAAATTGTTCTTAAAGATTTACTATTATCTCAATATAAAGAGAGAGCCATAAAAGGATCATCAATAAGCTTATATGGTCAATATAATGTAGATTAGGCAACTCACTCATTTGTGAAAGCGAAGATTGTGCCGCGCGGTCTGTAATGGCTCAGCAGAATAGCCATGAAGCCAGTTCTAGTGAAGACAACAATTGAAGTTCCAAGGTTGTTAGACACCTTTGTTGCATGGTATGCAAACATTTCGCTCATATGGTTCTgcaaatgacaaaaataagaaGTAAAGAACATGCAGCACGAGCGGAGTATCAGATAAGTATGGAAGAAAACACTAGCCCTACCTTGAAGGCTTGGCCCAGATTTGCTGGAGTTGGTGGTGCGGTTATCGTAGCTTCCATCCGCAATGACACTGTGTGCATGACGTTAACTGCCTTCAGTGGGAACCTAATGAGCAATTTTAACCCAATCAATTACAATGCAAAGATATCTGGAGTATTGGCCTAGTTACAATGGAAAGTTAACTCACTTCCCGTGAGCAGTTTCTCCAGAGAGCATAATAGCATCAGCCCCTTCTTTAACTGCTATAGCAATGTCTGATACCTCTGCTCGGGTAGGAGTGGGATGCACAATCATGCTTTCCAGCATATTTGTGGCCACTATGACCGTCTTGCCCATACTACGGCATAGTCCAATAATTTCTTCCTgtaaatgcaaaaaaatggCATATTTGTGTTAAAAGCATGATGAATGGACTTGAGTGATGTCACTAGCATGGATAAATCCAGTGATCCATCTTTCCAGCAATCTAGTCAAGAATCATAGGCAAATAGCAAGGATATGTCTTCCTTTAACACCACACTAATAATGTTACCTGCAATAAAGGGACCTCTTCAATCGGCAACTCTGCACCAAGATCTCCCCTGGCAACCATAGCctgaaaaaatcaaatttcagcTAAAACTGCCATCTAACATCAATATAGATGATACtatgaaaggaaaaaaagcaGTAGCAAATCAAGCAAGCGACTGACACTATGTGCCAGAAGCTAATGTTATCTaaggttttctttttctaggaGTGGTGAGTGATCcaattattttggaaaataagtactccctctgtcccggctaagatgacacatttcttagccagcacgggattttaggagttattgattaatgtatttaattggagagagaaaaagatgggtgtaagtattaaaatagagagagaaagaaagatgaatatttaaataggagtgagaaaaagtggttgagtgtattaattggagagagaaagttataaaaaaggaaatgtgtcatcttaagtgggacggagggagtaatattttataccTCAATAACAGACTACAAAAACACTTGGTGATTGACAACTTATGAGTGATACCCTAATCAACTTGAACGTCTAtaaacacaatttcttaaacaGAAATATATTTAAGAAGAAAATGCAATCGTTAGTGGCTAGTGCAAATAACAGCAAATCATTTTCCAAAAAGTGATTACTATTGATCAACTTACCCCATCAGATGCTGTTATAATCGAATGCAAATTTGGTATCGAATCTgcactttcaatttttacaaTGACATGGATATCCGCACCAGCATCTACAGGGATAAACATTCAGTTAAAGATTAGGCATTAATTACGTCAAACATACAGTCGATACTCGTAAGCTGAAGCACGAATGCTGTTTGTACCTTTAAGATAATTCTTCAGTTCATGGACCACAGATGCATCCTTGACAAAGGAAACAGCATAGAAGTCGATTTCGTTGTCCACTCCAAATTTGATATCATCCCAATCCTTCTCTGTTAAAGACAATTGGGAATGTCAACATTTGATAGAAAAGGTACTAGAAAGTAATAGAAGCATCACAGATGTCAGAAAGTATAATTGTTGATCTAACCAGTAATTGACGGCAGTGTTGCACTTTTTCCTCGAACATTGAGATGCCTTCGGGACATAAGCTCTCCACCATCAACAACTTCACACTTCACTGAATCTTTAGTCTTTGATTTCACCAAGAATGACATCATACCACCTGCATCATCCAACTGTAGACATTAAACAGGCAAAAATACAGAGACATCTTCACAAAAGTTTCTTCAAATGGTCTccaagttgtgaaattcaaTTGGTGTGAACCATAATATTGTGTCCCCCGCCCAGTCCTCCTGCCTCTGTCCGCTAACCTCTAAAGATAGATTGCATAGGTAAAAGGGAAATGCACCCACACACATGAAgatcattttatcttctaaTCCTAATAGTAAtacattttggaaaaaaatccATAGTACTATATCATACTCAACTTCCCTTTGAATTTTGTAACGACGGTTTAAGTATAATTATGTACAAGGGAAACT
The genomic region above belongs to Salvia hispanica cultivar TCC Black 2014 chromosome 3, UniMelb_Shisp_WGS_1.0, whole genome shotgun sequence and contains:
- the LOC125216227 gene encoding probable polygalacturonase, with the protein product MKKLLTFILLGLVFVSTAEQIPYSAINCRKHVAHLTDFGGKGDGVTSNTAAFKAAVANLSQVASDGGALLVVPPGKWLTGSFGLASHFTLYVHQKAVILGSQEESDYPLIDSLPSYGSGREAPGKRFSSLIVGTNLTDVVITGGNGTIDGQGEIWWKKFKAKQLKNTRPYMIEILHSTNLQISDLTLTNSPSWHVHPTYCTNVIIERLTILAPVTVPNTDGIDPDSCTDTRIRDSYVVSGDDCIAVKSGWDQYGISYAVPTQRLSIRSFTCISPDSAVIALGSEMSGGIRDLRAEDIHALNSQSGIRIKTGVGRGGYVKDIYVRNVEMENMEYFFWMNGDYGSHPDPGWDPKALPVITNINYRDMKGKNVTVVGGLAGIKGDDFTSICISNVTMELATENKEKKEPWKCEDVGGVSSNVTPKACPQLAEKAVDCPFPTDTLDIDKVELNKCFVDV
- the LOC125216226 gene encoding plastidial pyruvate kinase 2, with protein sequence MAQATAAGLTHGAVAANPASGSQKIRVDKLSPARGFEAKVLGPTEKKKGRRGVTAVRSELQVIPAEEQNQYVQGIPQPGGTPAAIWSKPTVGRKTKIVCTIGPSTNTREMIWKLAEAGMNVARLNMSHGDHASHQKVIDLVKEYNAQSKDNVIAIMLDTKGPEVRSGDLPQPIPLKPGQEFAFTIQRGVGTADCVSVNYDDFVNDVEAGDMLLVDGGMMSFLVKSKTKDSVKCEVVDGGELMSRRHLNVRGKSATLPSITEKDWDDIKFGVDNEIDFYAVSFVKDASVVHELKNYLKDAGADIHVIVKIESADSIPNLHSIITASDGAMVARGDLGAELPIEEVPLLQEEIIGLCRSMGKTVIVATNMLESMIVHPTPTRAEVSDIAIAVKEGADAIMLSGETAHGKFPLKAVNVMHTVSLRMEATITAPPTPANLGQAFKNHMSEMFAYHATKVSNNLGTSIVVFTRTGFMAILLSHYRPRGTIFAFTNEKKIQQRLALYQGVCPIHMEFSADAEETFNNALTLLQKQGLAKEGEHVAVVQSGKQPIWRSESTHNIQLRKI